A genomic segment from uncultured Alistipes sp. encodes:
- the deoC gene encoding deoxyribose-phosphate aldolase: protein MEYANHLKEYAPAWSPAQVDEEVERIRKIAESRNHNTEVYKFCYSAIDLTTLSCNDSTTSVTEFARKAAEFYEKYPHIPNVASICVYPAFVDTVGLAVDGTPMRITSVAGGFPAAQTFLEVKALEVAMAVENGADEIDIVMNVGRMLTGEYDEAANEVEVIRSEMDSDIVLKVIIESGALKTPELIRKASLLSMFAGADFVKTSTGKIDVAATPEAAVVMCQAIRDYYQQTGRKVGFKAAGRVRTPEDAALYYTIVEEILGKEWLTTDLFRIGASSAANNILSAIEGKSVKYY from the coding sequence ATGGAATACGCCAACCATCTGAAAGAGTACGCCCCGGCCTGGAGTCCTGCACAGGTAGACGAGGAGGTAGAACGCATCCGCAAAATCGCGGAATCCCGCAACCACAACACCGAAGTATACAAATTCTGCTATTCGGCCATTGACCTTACAACCCTGTCGTGCAACGACTCGACCACCTCAGTTACGGAATTCGCACGAAAGGCGGCCGAATTCTACGAGAAATACCCGCACATCCCCAATGTCGCATCGATCTGCGTCTATCCCGCATTCGTCGATACCGTAGGATTGGCCGTAGACGGGACCCCGATGCGCATTACGAGTGTAGCCGGTGGTTTTCCCGCAGCACAGACATTCCTTGAAGTGAAGGCACTCGAAGTGGCCATGGCCGTGGAAAACGGGGCCGATGAAATCGACATCGTAATGAACGTCGGACGGATGCTCACGGGTGAATACGATGAAGCGGCCAACGAAGTCGAGGTGATCCGATCGGAGATGGACAGCGACATCGTATTGAAGGTCATCATCGAGTCCGGAGCACTCAAAACCCCTGAACTCATCCGCAAGGCGTCGCTGCTGTCGATGTTTGCCGGGGCCGATTTCGTCAAGACATCCACCGGAAAGATCGATGTCGCCGCAACGCCCGAGGCTGCCGTAGTGATGTGCCAGGCCATCCGCGACTATTACCAGCAGACCGGACGCAAGGTGGGATTCAAGGCCGCAGGAAGAGTTCGCACCCCCGAAGATGCAGCCCTCTACTACACGATTGTCGAGGAGATTCTCGGCAAGGAGTGGCTCACGACGGATCTCTTCCGCATCGGGGCTTCATCCGCCGCGAACAACATCCTCTCGGCAATCGAAGGGAAAAGCGTCAAGTATTATTAA
- a CDS encoding S41 family peptidase has protein sequence MYRNSKQTILFPLLLAAGVVAGLLLGQYLGRNTTASQLKGVLDRMTLPTNKLTYTLSLIENEYVDSVSMDSLSEHVIPLLVRELDPHSVYIPASEMAELNEPLEGEFDGIGVVFNMATDTVIVLNVIPQGPSDKAGVKAGDRIIEIDDSLVAGRRIPQNRIVKLLRGPRGSKVHLGLERQGISDLVRVEVERGVIPIKSVESAFRIADSIGYIKLGQFARTTHEEIRQSLAKLREEGVTKLIFDLRGNSGGFLDQAIGVANEFLHEGQLIVYTEDRRHRQLREYADGTGTAQEMEVAVLIDEGSASSSEILAGALQDNDRGTIIGRRSFGKGLVQRQIPYSDGSALRLTTARYYTPTGRSIQKPYTIGDDASYEEDLVNRYRNNEFFSADSIHFVDSLKRVTPGGKVVYGGGGIMPDVFVPADTTDVTKYFIEVVGRNILYRYTIEYADRHREALNAVQTLDDLETLLDSDRTLVDDFIGYAARKGVAPRYGDIARSRRLIEAQLRAYIGRNTQLEDNGFYANIYPVDNVIVRAIGILKGEEDER, from the coding sequence ATGTATCGCAATTCGAAACAGACGATTCTTTTTCCGCTGCTGCTGGCGGCGGGCGTAGTCGCGGGGCTGCTGCTCGGGCAGTATCTGGGCCGCAACACCACGGCTTCGCAGCTCAAGGGGGTGCTCGACCGCATGACGCTTCCCACAAACAAACTCACCTACACGCTCTCGCTGATCGAGAACGAATATGTCGACTCGGTATCGATGGATTCGCTTTCGGAGCATGTCATTCCGCTGCTGGTGCGCGAGCTCGATCCGCATTCGGTCTACATTCCGGCGTCGGAGATGGCCGAGTTGAACGAACCGCTCGAAGGGGAGTTCGACGGCATCGGCGTGGTTTTCAACATGGCCACCGATACGGTGATCGTGCTGAACGTCATCCCGCAGGGTCCGAGCGACAAGGCGGGCGTAAAGGCCGGAGACCGGATCATCGAGATCGACGATTCGCTGGTTGCCGGGCGCCGGATTCCGCAGAACCGGATCGTCAAACTCCTGCGCGGGCCTCGGGGATCGAAGGTCCACCTGGGGCTCGAACGGCAGGGGATCTCCGATCTGGTGCGGGTCGAGGTCGAGCGGGGCGTGATTCCGATCAAGAGTGTCGAGTCGGCCTTCCGGATCGCCGACAGCATCGGTTATATCAAACTGGGTCAATTCGCACGGACGACCCACGAGGAGATCCGTCAGTCGCTGGCGAAGCTGCGCGAAGAGGGTGTCACGAAACTGATCTTCGACCTGCGTGGCAATTCGGGCGGTTTCCTCGACCAGGCAATCGGCGTCGCCAACGAGTTTCTGCACGAAGGCCAGCTGATCGTCTATACGGAGGACCGCCGCCACCGCCAGTTGCGGGAGTACGCCGACGGGACGGGTACGGCCCAGGAGATGGAGGTTGCGGTGCTGATCGACGAAGGGAGCGCCTCTTCGAGTGAGATCCTGGCCGGGGCGTTGCAGGACAACGACCGGGGTACGATCATCGGCCGACGGTCGTTCGGCAAGGGGCTCGTGCAGCGGCAAATCCCCTACAGCGACGGCTCGGCGCTGCGTCTGACGACGGCGCGCTACTATACGCCGACGGGTCGCTCGATCCAGAAACCCTACACGATCGGCGACGACGCGAGCTACGAGGAGGACCTGGTGAACCGCTACCGGAACAACGAGTTCTTCTCGGCGGACAGCATCCATTTCGTCGACTCGCTCAAGCGGGTGACGCCGGGCGGGAAGGTGGTCTACGGCGGCGGGGGCATCATGCCGGACGTCTTCGTTCCGGCCGATACGACCGACGTGACGAAATACTTCATCGAGGTGGTGGGACGGAACATCCTCTACCGCTATACGATCGAGTATGCGGACCGCCACCGCGAGGCCTTGAATGCCGTGCAGACGCTCGACGACCTGGAGACGCTGCTCGACAGCGACCGGACGCTGGTGGATGATTTCATCGGCTATGCGGCCCGGAAGGGCGTTGCGCCGCGCTATGGCGACATCGCCCGCTCCCGGCGACTGATCGAGGCGCAGCTCCGGGCCTATATCGGCCGGAATACGCAGCTTGAGGACAACGGATTCTATGCGAACATCTATCCCGTGGATAACGTGATCGTGCGTGCCATCGGGATTCTGAAAGGAGAGGAGGACGAACGATGA